The Cryptococcus neoformans var. neoformans B-3501A chromosome 7, whole genome shotgun sequence genome window below encodes:
- a CDS encoding hypothetical protein (HMMPfam hit to Cu-oxidase, Multicopper oxidase, score: 90.5, E(): 4.1e-24), producing MDGVPGITQCSIPPGGSFTYNFTVSHQSGTFWWHSHYSNSMADGIWGPLIVHSANESLQRGRDYDEDRIVFITDWMHDNSEVIVAALISPEGYRGSTVPPQGDAILINGRGQTNCTATGSSSCFYPPPPEIQVPVDRRVRLRMISASSHAMYRVSIDNHSMEIVETDGTAVYGPTIHEMSISSGERYSAIINTTEGKEGDAFWLRTSVALACMSQGSTQVGLAVLRYTGNGNITTAEPRTEAWTDLARHDTPCVGLDEMYALSPREPLNASKTALQSRVLNSKLGTFVDVYGTSFEGYGFNNVTYQNQINDPLLSIVQRGGSCNHSLITNATFPDIGAGNIIINNLDAQIGHPYHIHGNEFQVIGRGFGALTLDDLSNIEFILDNPLRKDTIWMQGGSWLVLRIITDNPGVWACHCHIGWHLAKGKVGCNVTSPTDLFANCFVQMAVVVVQPKAIEDIQWSESWTNLCANTDPNAFGPARRSFP from the exons ATGGACGGTGTTCCTGGTATAACTCAG TGTTCTATTCCGCCTGGAGGCTCATTCACCTACAATTTCACCGTAAGCCATCAATCCGGCACGTTTTGGTGGCACTCCCATTACTCCAATTCCATGGCCGACGGCATTTGGGGACC CCTAATTGTGCACTCGGCCAATGAATCCCTTCAGAGGGGACGAGACTATGATGAGGACCGAATCGTTTTTATAACTGACTGGAT GCATGATAACTCAGAAGTCATCGTTGCAGCTCTAATCTCTCCAGAAGGGTACAGAGGA AGCACTGTTCCTCCACAAGGTGATGCGATTCTCATCAACGGCCGT GGCCAAACCAACTGCACAGCTACTGGTTCCTCGTCATGCTTCTATCCCCCACCTCCGGAGATCCAAGTGCCCGTCGACCGCAGGGTTCGTCTGCGCATGATCAGCGCTTCCTCTCACGCCATGTATCGCGTCTCTATCGATAACCATTCCATGGAAATTGTCGAGACGGATGGTACTGCTGTTTACGGACCTACGATCCATGAGATGTCTATCTCATCTGGAGAACGATACTCTGCAATTATCAATACTactgaaggaaaagaaggggatgcGTTCTGGCTGAGAACAAGCGTTGCTCTGGCCTGTATGTCGCAAGGGTCTACTCAAGTGGGATTGGCGGTGTTGAGATATACGGGTAATGGCAATATTACTACTGCTGAGCCTCGGACTGAAGCTTG GACTGATTTAGCGAGGCATGATACTCCTTGTGTTGGGCTTGACGAAATGTATGCTCTTTC GCCACGAGAGCCTCTGAACGCGTCCAAAACAGCTTTGCAAAGTCGTGTCCTCAATAGCAAGCTGGGTACCTTCGTGGACGTCTATGGTACCTCCTTCGAAGGTTAC GGATTCAATAATGTAACATACCAGAACCAGATAAACGACCCTTTACTTTCCATCGTCCAGCGTGGTGGCTCTTGCAACCACTCATTAATAACCAACGCAACTTTTCCAGATATCGGTGCAGGtaacatcatcatcaacaacttAGATGCCCAAATTGGTCATCCTTATCACATTCATGGCAACGAGTTCCAGGTGATAGGACGAGGCTTTGGAGCTCTCACTCTTGATGACCTGTCAAACATTGAGTTTATTTTGGACAATCCTCTGAGGAAGGATACAATTTGGATGCAGGGTGGAAGCTGGTTGGTATTGAGGATCATAACAGATAATCCCGGAGTGTGGGCCTGCCATTGTCATATCGGATGGCACCTTGCCAAAGGAAAGGTGGGGTGCAATGTTACTTCTCCAACTGATCTATTCGCTAATTGTTTTGTGCAGATGGCTGTAGTCGTTGTCCAGCCAAAAGCGATAGAAGATATCCAATGGTCTGAGTCTTGGACGAAT CTCTGTGCTAACACTGATCCCAATGCATTTGGTCCAGCACGGCGTTCATTTCCATGA